Proteins encoded together in one Anaerotignum propionicum DSM 1682 window:
- a CDS encoding sigma 54-interacting transcriptional regulator, with product MTALMKIQTFIQAYAQAISSILECDVTVVDNQLIRVAGTGNYAFEVGNTIAHAKFFHEILKTGKYGIITNAAEDPSCIGCEKRAYCKELADLAYPIFKDEIVVGVISIVAFEEGQRESLLKNRGKLEEFLKYMTMLLESKLYTAEARDRLEQQLQVVHDDKKGWSFVGKSQKMQEAIAIGCKVAKSGSTVFLRGESGTGKEIMAKMIHGLSQRRDKLMISINCAAIPENLVESELFGYEEGAFTGAKKKGAIGKFELADKSTIFLDEIGDMPLHVQTKLLRVLQENKLERIGGHKQIPIDIRVICATNKNIEQMVQEGTFREDLYYRLNIIPIELPPLRTRKEDIPPLVEHYIEYYNLKLSKHVQGVTGEVMQTLVNYNWPGNVRELKNIMEYLANIVESEEVQLSDLPDHIVLRSTKGYDAWSLDKIMDEYEKRVLSNLIKEDDSVEEKEKLAETLQISRATLYRKLKKHNLL from the coding sequence GTGACTGCTTTGATGAAAATTCAGACCTTTATTCAAGCCTATGCCCAAGCAATTTCATCTATTTTAGAATGTGATGTAACGGTGGTGGATAACCAATTGATACGTGTGGCGGGAACGGGGAATTATGCTTTTGAAGTGGGAAACACCATTGCCCATGCCAAATTTTTTCATGAGATTTTGAAAACAGGGAAATACGGAATTATTACCAATGCGGCGGAGGACCCCAGTTGTATTGGCTGTGAAAAGCGTGCATACTGTAAGGAACTGGCTGACTTAGCATATCCGATTTTCAAAGATGAGATTGTAGTAGGGGTAATTTCCATTGTTGCCTTTGAAGAAGGACAGCGGGAGAGCCTGCTGAAAAATCGAGGAAAATTAGAGGAATTCTTAAAATATATGACTATGCTTTTGGAAAGCAAGCTGTATACCGCTGAAGCAAGGGATCGCTTAGAGCAGCAGTTACAGGTGGTTCATGATGATAAAAAGGGATGGTCTTTTGTGGGGAAAAGTCAGAAAATGCAAGAAGCCATTGCCATTGGTTGTAAGGTTGCCAAATCGGGTTCCACTGTTTTTTTGCGTGGTGAAAGCGGAACAGGCAAGGAGATTATGGCAAAGATGATTCATGGACTGAGCCAAAGACGAGACAAACTTATGATTTCCATTAATTGTGCGGCAATTCCTGAAAACTTGGTGGAAAGTGAGCTTTTTGGTTATGAAGAGGGTGCCTTTACCGGTGCAAAGAAAAAGGGCGCAATCGGAAAATTTGAGCTGGCGGATAAAAGCACGATCTTTTTGGATGAAATTGGAGATATGCCCCTCCATGTGCAAACCAAGCTTTTGCGGGTTTTACAAGAAAATAAGCTTGAGCGCATTGGTGGACACAAACAGATTCCCATTGATATTCGGGTGATTTGTGCAACCAATAAAAACATTGAACAAATGGTGCAAGAGGGAACCTTTCGGGAGGATTTATATTACCGTTTGAATATAATCCCCATTGAGTTACCTCCTTTGCGCACCAGAAAAGAGGATATTCCTCCATTGGTGGAGCACTATATTGAGTACTATAATCTAAAGTTGAGCAAACATGTTCAAGGAGTAACAGGGGAAGTAATGCAGACTTTAGTCAACTACAATTGGCCGGGAAATGTTAGAGAATTAAAAAATATTATGGAGTATTTAGCAAACATCGTGGAATCTGAAGAAGTACAGCTTTCCGACTTGCCTGACCATATTGTATTGCGATCTACAAAGGGCTATGATGCATGGTCTTTGGATAAGATAATGGATGAATATGAAAAACGAGTGCTCTCTAATTTGATCAAGGAGGATGACTCTGTGGAGGAAAAGGAAAAGTTGGCAGAAACATTGCAAATCAGCCGTGCCACTCTCTATCGCAAATTAAAAAAACACAATCTACTCTAA
- a CDS encoding serine dehydratase subunit alpha family protein, with product MDMNLVLDKIKAEMKPSMGCTEPVAIGLAVSRTCEMLKKPATHLDMIISSNIFKNAYSVQIPNAGTNGIELSCTLGFVLSKPGNTMEIFAEILPEQVQRAKKLVNDGFVSVKVLPSSEFYIECFAINDEERAHTITEKAHDNMILSEINGEVLIDKRTLSASESITNGFDITKYSFADFYEWANTIDVADLAFIKEGIDMNLAVAEIGMQKKYAIGVGPALKNLVGKGLIANDMLTEIKQLTAAASDFRMSGGNGSVMTFLGSGNQGIETMLPMAIFAKHRNIPEETLLRAEFLGMLVIMYMKYHVGRLSPICGATLAASGGAAGMTYMMGGNLNQISGAVQNMMGGVAGMFCDGAKGGCSLKLSVCAGEAVYSAMLAMDDSIIQATDGFISEKVEDTAKNLARLSHEGLADVDMKVIEIMMAK from the coding sequence ATGGATATGAATCTAGTATTGGATAAAATAAAGGCTGAGATGAAGCCAAGTATGGGGTGTACGGAACCAGTTGCAATTGGATTGGCGGTTTCCAGAACATGTGAGATGTTGAAAAAACCTGCAACTCACTTAGATATGATTATTAGTTCTAATATTTTCAAAAATGCTTATAGCGTGCAAATTCCTAATGCGGGAACCAATGGGATTGAGCTTTCCTGTACCTTGGGTTTTGTTCTGAGTAAGCCGGGAAATACTATGGAGATTTTTGCTGAAATCCTTCCTGAGCAAGTTCAGCGGGCAAAAAAATTGGTGAATGATGGATTTGTTTCTGTAAAGGTTCTTCCAAGCAGTGAGTTTTATATTGAGTGTTTTGCAATCAATGATGAAGAAAGGGCACATACCATAACAGAAAAGGCTCATGACAATATGATTCTTTCAGAAATCAATGGCGAAGTGCTTATAGATAAACGGACCCTCTCTGCATCAGAGAGCATAACCAATGGCTTTGATATAACAAAATATTCTTTTGCTGATTTTTATGAATGGGCGAATACTATTGATGTTGCGGATTTGGCTTTTATCAAAGAAGGCATTGATATGAATTTGGCAGTAGCCGAAATTGGAATGCAGAAAAAGTATGCCATCGGCGTTGGGCCTGCATTGAAGAATTTAGTAGGAAAAGGTCTGATTGCCAATGATATGCTGACAGAGATTAAGCAACTTACCGCAGCAGCCAGTGATTTTCGTATGAGTGGCGGAAATGGTTCAGTTATGACGTTTTTGGGCAGTGGTAATCAAGGAATTGAGACTATGTTACCCATGGCGATTTTTGCGAAGCATAGAAATATTCCTGAGGAGACGCTTTTAAGAGCTGAGTTTTTGGGTATGTTGGTAATTATGTATATGAAGTATCATGTTGGACGTCTATCCCCTATTTGCGGGGCTACCTTAGCGGCGTCAGGTGGTGCCGCAGGCATGACTTATATGATGGGCGGCAATTTAAATCAGATTTCCGGTGCAGTACAAAATATGATGGGTGGCGTTGCAGGTATGTTCTGTGATGGCGCAAAGGGCGGATGCTCCTTAAAGCTTTCCGTTTGCGCAGGTGAGGCGGTTTACTCTGCAATGCTAGCTATGGATGACAGCATTATTCAGGCAACCGATGGGTTTATAAGTGAGAAAGTGGAAGATACAGCAAAAAATTTGGCTAGACTTTCCCATGAAGGTTTAGCAGATGTTGATATGAAGGTAATTGAAATTATGATGGCAAAATAA
- a CDS encoding RDD family protein: protein MTKEEIRAVYGVELSSIERFRSNDLVTPRRLEDGSLVYSEADGEMLQRLVLLDIIGVFEDDFVKLRSKEITLKLLLQRQMWRLEDGCLAKEICKDILEEEGELRSFDALKYLERLKAYEHEPEKILIYGQNYRNQVFRPWRRYFARGLDLSIYQMILDAILGFVFHVSLLNEGWVVRIVETIVAVVMMLLIEPLLLNRFGTTFGKWVFGLRVEKADGSPLSYKDGLRRTWGMIGKGQGYEIPIYNLVRLYKSYKLCKAKEVQPWDEDVSYTIKDTKWYRVISFILLNYLVVFIAFAMIRAQQLPPNRGDITIEQFAENYNYYCKYYDVNDRFYMDQNGQLVDKYPDRVVDKDMIHISTFGTDFAYDPTEELPRFNYSIENANLKEVSFVYGVENKDHWTDMEKTQQYLIAMAFGCTDKEVKLFFPNTLNVVLSKMKYVDNFNFTYGDTRYFCNVEKIGYIGNDYITPIEDGQKAYYKMNFAVTKDKEESD, encoded by the coding sequence ATGACGAAGGAAGAAATTCGTGCAGTTTATGGTGTGGAATTAAGCTCCATAGAGCGTTTTCGGAGCAACGACTTGGTTACACCAAGAAGGCTGGAAGATGGGTCACTAGTATATAGTGAGGCAGATGGAGAAATGCTTCAAAGGTTGGTGCTGTTAGATATTATTGGTGTTTTTGAGGATGATTTTGTTAAATTACGAAGTAAGGAAATTACACTAAAGTTGTTATTACAAAGACAGATGTGGCGACTGGAGGATGGCTGCTTGGCTAAGGAGATTTGCAAAGATATTCTGGAGGAAGAGGGGGAATTAAGAAGCTTTGATGCCCTAAAATATCTGGAGAGATTAAAAGCCTACGAGCATGAACCTGAGAAAATCCTCATTTATGGCCAAAATTATCGAAATCAGGTTTTCCGACCATGGCGTAGGTATTTTGCCAGGGGGCTGGATTTGTCCATCTATCAAATGATTTTGGATGCAATTCTGGGTTTTGTTTTCCATGTGAGTTTATTGAACGAAGGATGGGTGGTACGAATCGTTGAAACGATAGTTGCAGTGGTTATGATGCTTTTGATTGAGCCTTTGCTATTAAACCGTTTCGGCACAACCTTTGGTAAGTGGGTATTTGGTTTAAGGGTAGAGAAAGCTGATGGAAGTCCTTTATCCTATAAAGACGGTTTGCGCCGTACATGGGGAATGATTGGCAAGGGCCAAGGCTATGAGATTCCAATATATAATTTAGTGCGCTTATACAAAAGTTATAAATTATGTAAAGCAAAGGAGGTTCAGCCTTGGGATGAAGACGTTTCTTATACCATAAAGGACACGAAATGGTACCGAGTGATATCTTTTATTCTTTTAAATTATCTGGTGGTTTTTATTGCTTTTGCAATGATACGGGCACAGCAATTACCTCCTAATCGTGGGGATATTACCATTGAACAGTTTGCTGAAAACTATAACTACTACTGCAAATATTATGATGTGAATGATAGGTTTTATATGGATCAGAATGGTCAGTTGGTAGATAAATATCCCGATAGAGTAGTTGACAAAGATATGATACATATTAGTACTTTTGGGACAGATTTTGCATATGATCCAACTGAGGAACTGCCAAGGTTTAACTATAGTATTGAAAATGCTAATTTGAAAGAAGTCTCCTTTGTTTATGGCGTTGAAAACAAAGATCATTGGACAGATATGGAAAAAACACAGCAGTATTTGATTGCCATGGCTTTTGGGTGTACCGATAAGGAAGTTAAATTATTTTTTCCTAATACCCTAAATGTTGTTTTATCAAAAATGAAATATGTTGATAATTTCAATTTCACCTACGGAGATACCAGATACTTCTGCAATGTGGAAAAAATAGGGTACATAGGTAATGATTATATTACCCCCATAGAGGACGGACAGAAAGCCTATTACAAAATGAATTTTGCTGTTACAAAGGACAAAGAAGAAAGTGATTAA
- a CDS encoding DNA gyrase subunit A, whose protein sequence is MAKKKTTNTEASEIFIQEQPITQTLELNYMPYAMSVIVSRAIPEIDGFKPSHRKLLYTMYLMNLLKGDRTKSSNVVGQTMKLNPHGDGAIYETLVRLTEGNGALLVPFVDSKGNFGKQYSKDMAYAAPRYTEVKLGAICIEVFGDIEKNTVDFVDNYDGTIKEPTLLPTTFPNILANPNLGIAVGMASSICSFNLSELCEATIQYIKDDTINLCDHLPAPDFSTGGELIYNRKDLEQIYKTGRGSFKLRAKYRFDKKNSCIEVYEIPYTTNIESIIDKILALVKSGKIRDITDIRDETDLNGLKITLDIKRNTNPELLMHKLFTLTPLSDSFSCNFNILIQGRPMTLGVGDILKYWVDFRIDSIRRQLAFDINKKEEKYHLLMGLSKILMDIDKAIAIIRNTEQESMVVPNLMSGFEIDHIQGEYIAEIKLRNINKEYILKRIEELKTLADEIQDLKDTLKSDGKIKAIICKQLKNVQKKFGKPRKTEIVQEDAVVTITKDDLIEDYGIRLFLTEENYFKKIPLASLRSAGEQKLKDEDKILYEMETTNRSEILFFSDRNNVYKMKASDISDTKASVLGDYLPNLLGMEAEERIIYMTVTMDYSGYVVFFFENGKAAKVQLSAYATKMNRRKLVNAYSSRAKLVYMEKLEEDTDFVLMRNRDKATLLNTDMIPINASKSASGIQVYTLKKNSVITAVIKPEAFLSEDIEYYRTKKIPSTGHFIQEKDKAANGLQEQLRLDEEK, encoded by the coding sequence ATGGCAAAAAAGAAAACTACAAACACTGAAGCGAGTGAAATTTTTATACAAGAACAACCCATTACCCAAACTTTGGAATTAAACTATATGCCCTATGCCATGAGTGTCATTGTTTCCCGTGCAATTCCTGAAATTGATGGATTTAAGCCATCTCACCGGAAGCTTTTATATACCATGTATCTCATGAATTTATTAAAGGGGGATAGAACCAAATCCTCCAATGTAGTGGGTCAGACCATGAAATTAAATCCCCATGGAGACGGAGCAATTTACGAAACACTGGTACGTTTAACGGAAGGTAACGGTGCCCTTTTGGTACCTTTTGTAGATTCCAAAGGGAATTTCGGCAAGCAATATTCCAAAGATATGGCATATGCTGCCCCCCGTTATACAGAGGTTAAGCTCGGTGCAATTTGCATCGAAGTTTTTGGAGATATTGAAAAAAACACCGTAGACTTTGTGGATAATTACGATGGTACCATCAAAGAGCCCACTCTTTTACCCACAACCTTTCCTAATATTTTGGCTAACCCAAACCTAGGAATTGCCGTGGGTATGGCAAGCTCCATCTGCAGCTTTAATCTATCTGAGCTATGTGAAGCAACCATACAATATATTAAGGATGATACCATTAACCTTTGCGACCATCTTCCAGCTCCAGATTTCTCAACAGGGGGAGAACTCATTTATAACCGCAAAGATTTGGAACAAATTTATAAAACGGGTCGTGGCAGCTTTAAGCTAAGGGCAAAATACCGTTTTGACAAGAAAAATAGCTGTATCGAAGTTTATGAAATCCCCTATACCACTAACATTGAAAGCATTATAGACAAAATACTTGCGTTAGTGAAAAGCGGAAAAATAAGAGATATTACTGACATTCGGGATGAAACAGACTTGAATGGTCTAAAAATCACTTTAGACATAAAACGAAACACCAATCCCGAGCTTTTGATGCATAAACTTTTTACATTGACCCCCCTTTCGGACAGCTTTAGCTGCAATTTTAACATACTCATTCAAGGTAGACCAATGACCTTAGGTGTGGGAGATATTTTAAAATATTGGGTGGACTTTCGTATAGATTCGATTCGCCGTCAGCTTGCCTTTGATATCAATAAGAAGGAGGAAAAATACCATTTATTAATGGGTCTTTCCAAAATCCTCATGGATATTGACAAAGCAATTGCCATTATTCGTAATACAGAGCAAGAAAGCATGGTTGTTCCCAATTTAATGAGTGGGTTTGAAATTGACCACATCCAAGGGGAATATATAGCTGAAATTAAATTGAGAAATATCAATAAAGAATATATATTAAAACGTATTGAAGAATTGAAAACCTTAGCAGATGAAATTCAGGATCTAAAAGATACCTTAAAAAGCGATGGAAAAATTAAAGCTATCATTTGCAAACAGCTAAAAAACGTACAAAAAAAGTTTGGAAAACCCAGAAAAACAGAAATAGTGCAGGAAGACGCTGTTGTGACCATTACTAAGGACGACTTAATTGAAGATTACGGCATTCGTTTATTCCTGACGGAAGAGAACTATTTCAAAAAAATCCCCCTTGCTTCCTTACGCTCTGCGGGAGAACAAAAGCTAAAAGATGAGGATAAAATTCTTTATGAAATGGAAACCACAAACCGTAGCGAAATCCTATTTTTCTCTGACCGAAATAATGTTTATAAAATGAAGGCCAGTGATATTTCCGACACTAAAGCCAGTGTTTTGGGAGATTATTTGCCAAATCTTTTGGGTATGGAGGCAGAGGAACGTATCATTTATATGACTGTAACGATGGATTATTCGGGCTACGTGGTGTTCTTCTTTGAAAATGGAAAAGCTGCAAAAGTGCAGCTATCCGCTTATGCCACAAAAATGAACCGTCGCAAGCTGGTGAATGCTTATTCATCCCGTGCAAAACTGGTTTACATGGAAAAGCTGGAGGAAGATACAGATTTTGTTTTGATGCGTAATCGTGATAAGGCTACCCTGTTAAACACTGATATGATTCCCATCAATGCCTCAAAAAGTGCCTCTGGGATTCAGGTTTATACCTTAAAGAAAAACAGCGTAATTACTGCGGTAATCAAACCGGAAGCCTTTCTTTCCGAAGATATCGAATATTACCGCACTAAAAAAATACCCTCCACAGGACATTTCATTCAAGAAAAAGATAAGGCCGCCAACGGATTGCAAGAGCAGCTGCGCTTAGATGAAGAAAAGTAA
- a CDS encoding DNA gyrase/topoisomerase IV subunit B translates to MKSQQKSNYTNESITSLKGADRVRLRPGVIFGSDGLDGCEHAVFEILSNSIDEAREGYGNKIEVVRYKDHSIMVKDYGRGIPVDYNSKEDRFNWELVFCELYAGGKYQNNTGENYEFSLGLNGLGTCATQYASEYMDAVIYRDGICHSLHFEKGENVGGLMKEGAEKHPSGTQIKWRPDRDVFTDINIPLTYFQDILKKQAVVNAGLTFELFDEESGEKYIYCYKNGIKDYLLELSGADNLTDVHYLQTETKGRDREDKPEYKLKFEAAFCFNNQVNILEYYHNSSFLEYGGSPDKAVKNAFVFAIDKYLKTNNLYKKDEKKITFTDIEDSLILVINSFSTVTSYENQTKKSITNKFIQDAMTDYFREQLEIYFIENKMEAEKIAAQVLANKRSRETAEKTRISIRKKLTGSLDMNNRVEKFVNCRTKDINRREIYIVEGDSALGACKLGRDAEFQAIIPIRGKILNCLKADYNKIFANDIITDLLKVLGCGVEIKTKHTSDLNSFDLSQLRWNKIILCTDADVDGFQIRTLLLTMLYRLVPTLIYEKKVYIAESPLYEITNGKQTYFAYSDNEKAEILGKLKGKTKINRSKGLGENQPEMMWETTMNPETRRLVLVTPDDAKRTQEMFELLLGENLSGRKEFIAEEGYKYLELTDIS, encoded by the coding sequence ATGAAATCACAACAAAAATCAAACTATACCAACGAAAGTATCACCTCATTAAAGGGCGCGGACCGTGTTCGCCTTCGCCCCGGTGTTATTTTTGGTTCCGATGGCTTAGATGGCTGCGAACACGCAGTTTTTGAAATCCTATCTAACTCTATCGATGAGGCAAGAGAAGGCTACGGAAATAAGATTGAAGTCGTTCGATATAAAGACCATTCCATTATGGTGAAAGATTATGGCCGAGGGATACCCGTGGATTATAACTCCAAAGAAGATCGTTTCAACTGGGAATTGGTGTTCTGCGAGCTTTACGCAGGTGGTAAATATCAAAATAACACTGGTGAAAACTACGAGTTCAGCTTGGGTCTTAACGGTCTTGGTACCTGTGCAACCCAGTATGCTTCGGAATATATGGATGCAGTGATTTATCGTGATGGAATCTGCCATAGCCTTCACTTTGAAAAAGGCGAAAATGTGGGCGGTCTTATGAAGGAAGGGGCTGAAAAACACCCCTCTGGTACACAAATAAAATGGCGTCCCGATCGGGATGTATTTACGGATATTAATATCCCCCTCACCTACTTTCAGGATATTTTAAAAAAACAAGCTGTGGTTAATGCAGGCTTGACTTTTGAATTGTTTGATGAGGAAAGCGGAGAAAAATATATTTACTGCTATAAAAATGGCATTAAGGACTATTTGCTGGAACTTTCTGGAGCAGACAACCTTACGGATGTTCATTATTTGCAAACAGAAACCAAGGGTCGTGACCGAGAGGATAAACCAGAATATAAATTGAAATTTGAGGCGGCTTTTTGCTTCAATAATCAAGTGAATATTCTTGAATACTACCATAACTCCAGCTTTTTGGAGTACGGTGGATCCCCTGATAAAGCGGTTAAAAACGCTTTTGTTTTTGCCATAGATAAATACTTAAAAACCAATAATTTATACAAAAAGGATGAGAAAAAAATTACCTTTACCGATATTGAGGACAGCTTAATTCTGGTCATCAATTCTTTCTCCACAGTAACCAGCTACGAAAACCAAACGAAAAAATCCATCACAAATAAATTTATACAAGATGCAATGACGGATTATTTCAGAGAACAGCTGGAAATCTATTTTATTGAAAATAAAATGGAAGCAGAAAAAATTGCTGCACAGGTTTTGGCAAACAAACGTAGTCGAGAAACAGCGGAGAAAACCAGAATTTCTATCCGAAAAAAGCTGACAGGATCCTTAGATATGAATAATCGTGTGGAAAAATTCGTGAACTGCCGCACAAAAGACATCAATCGTCGGGAAATATATATTGTAGAGGGCGATTCCGCCTTAGGTGCCTGTAAATTGGGCAGAGATGCGGAATTCCAGGCAATTATCCCTATCCGCGGAAAAATCTTAAACTGCTTAAAAGCGGATTACAATAAAATTTTCGCCAACGATATTATAACGGATTTATTGAAGGTTTTGGGTTGCGGTGTGGAAATCAAGACCAAGCATACCTCCGACTTAAATTCCTTTGATTTAAGCCAACTGCGTTGGAACAAAATCATCCTTTGCACTGATGCTGATGTGGACGGTTTCCAAATTCGCACCCTTCTGTTAACCATGCTTTACCGCTTGGTGCCTACTCTAATATATGAGAAAAAGGTTTATATAGCAGAATCTCCCCTTTATGAGATTACAAACGGAAAACAAACCTATTTTGCTTATTCCGATAATGAAAAAGCAGAAATTCTCGGCAAGCTTAAGGGAAAAACGAAAATTAATCGCTCAAAGGGACTTGGTGAAAATCAACCTGAAATGATGTGGGAAACCACCATGAACCCCGAAACAAGGCGTTTGGTATTGGTTACTCCCGATGATGCAAAACGTACCCAAGAAATGTTCGAGCTTTTACTGGGAGAAAATTTAAGCGGCAGAAAAGAATTCATTGCTGAAGAAGGCTACAAATATCTGGAATTGACAGACATTAGTTAA
- a CDS encoding DNA-3-methyladenine glycosylase I, which yields MSELKRCDWALKNKLEQDYHDHEWGIPVHDDKKLFKMLILEGKQAGLSWSTILSKMDTLCEAFDDFDPRILVSYDDTKIEALLHNSGIIKNRLKVNATISNAKAYFKLCENFGSLDNYLWSFVNHQPIINKWTRIEDVPSSTPLSDAISKDLKKRGFKFVGTTTIYAFMQAVGMVNDHLITCAFYDCSQL from the coding sequence ATGAGTGAATTAAAAAGATGTGATTGGGCTCTTAAAAATAAATTGGAACAGGATTACCATGATCATGAATGGGGAATTCCTGTTCATGACGATAAGAAACTATTCAAAATGCTGATTTTAGAAGGAAAACAAGCGGGATTAAGCTGGTCAACGATTCTTTCAAAAATGGATACCCTTTGTGAAGCTTTTGATGACTTTGACCCAAGGATTCTTGTGTCCTATGACGATACAAAAATTGAAGCTCTTTTGCATAATAGCGGAATCATTAAAAACAGGCTGAAAGTGAACGCGACTATCAGTAATGCAAAGGCATATTTCAAACTGTGCGAGAATTTTGGGTCTTTAGATAACTACTTGTGGTCATTTGTCAATCATCAACCCATTATCAACAAATGGACTCGTATTGAAGATGTACCATCCAGTACCCCCCTCTCCGATGCCATCAGCAAAGACTTAAAAAAACGAGGCTTTAAATTTGTTGGCACTACCACAATCTATGCATTTATGCAAGCTGTTGGAATGGTAAACGACCACTTAATTACCTGTGCTTTTTATGATTGCTCTCAGCTCTAG
- a CDS encoding type II CAAX prenyl endopeptidase Rce1 family protein, with amino-acid sequence MLVNNCTLKLYCWTHSISLFLYANIIMLIFEEIIFRGYVWNKLNQIFERKENLFSFNSSFCSVAFWLHRFSRLRIQQNLLHARIVR; translated from the coding sequence TTGCTTGTAAATAACTGTACCCTCAAACTTTACTGTTGGACTCATTCAATTTCTCTATTTTTATACGCAAATATAATAATGCTTATTTTTGAGGAAATTATTTTTCGTGGGTATGTGTGGAACAAGCTGAATCAAATTTTCGAAAGAAAAGAAAACTTATTTTCTTTCAACAGCTCTTTTTGCTCTGTGGCATTTTGGTTACATCGATTCTCTCGCCTTCGGATTCAACAGAATTTGTTGCACGCACGAATTGTCCGTTAG
- a CDS encoding IclR family transcriptional regulator, whose translation MNDKNPIQVSEKLFKAIELLAEKGALSLTEISNYLDLNKSTVHRILNSLIFMNYVKQEEKTLKYGLSFKLCNLASKFLAHNDMISIIHPYLIDLANKTNETVHLVERYDTMAIYIDKVETSKNSIRLYSTIGKSIPLYCSGVGKAILAEKTKEELLEIWNKSEINKITDKTITSFNEFEIKIKEAQENGYACDIEENEIGVHCVGIYIDVPNKEYAISISAPKERLDENMIKIYGKYLLEIKEKLEKELS comes from the coding sequence ATGAATGATAAAAATCCTATTCAAGTATCTGAAAAGCTTTTTAAAGCAATAGAACTCTTAGCTGAAAAAGGCGCTTTAAGCCTTACTGAAATCAGTAATTATCTTGACTTAAATAAAAGCACGGTTCATAGAATCCTAAATTCTTTGATTTTTATGAACTATGTTAAGCAAGAGGAAAAAACCCTGAAATATGGGCTTAGTTTTAAGCTTTGTAATTTGGCTAGTAAATTTTTAGCTCATAATGATATGATTAGTATCATCCATCCCTACCTAATAGACTTAGCAAATAAGACCAACGAAACCGTTCATCTTGTTGAGCGTTATGATACTATGGCCATATATATCGATAAAGTGGAAACATCAAAAAATTCCATACGCCTTTATTCTACTATAGGTAAATCGATTCCCCTTTATTGTTCTGGAGTTGGAAAGGCAATTTTAGCTGAAAAAACCAAAGAAGAACTTTTAGAGATTTGGAATAAAAGCGAAATAAATAAAATTACCGATAAAACTATAACGAGTTTTAATGAATTTGAGATTAAAATTAAAGAGGCTCAAGAAAATGGCTATGCCTGTGATATAGAAGAAAATGAAATTGGCGTTCATTGTGTGGGCATTTATATAGATGTGCCTAATAAAGAGTATGCTATAAGTATATCTGCCCCAAAAGAAAGATTGGATGAAAATATGATTAAAATCTACGGAAAATATTTATTGGAAATAAAAGAAAAACTAGAAAAAGAGTTATCATAA